A stretch of Arachis hypogaea cultivar Tifrunner chromosome 15, arahy.Tifrunner.gnm2.J5K5, whole genome shotgun sequence DNA encodes these proteins:
- the LOC112748525 gene encoding uncharacterized mitochondrial protein AtMg00860-like: MEEEHLRIVLQILRAQKLFTKLSKCEFWAKKVTFLGHVITQGGILVDPSKVEVVVQWKQPSIVTGVWSFLGLAGYYQRFIKEFSQIALLLTCLTRKEVLFVSMAEYESSFDTLKEKLTIALMLAATRPIRTF; the protein is encoded by the coding sequence ATGGAGGAAGAACATCTTAGGATTGTATTACAGATATTGAGGGCGCAAAAGCTGTTCACAAAGTTGTCAAAATGTGAATTTTGGGCAAAGAAAGTGACATTTCTGGGGCATGTTATAACACAAGGTGGAATATTAGTAGATCCCTCGAAGGTTGAAGTAGTGGTACAATGGAAACAACCTTCGATTGTTACAGGAGTCTGGAGCTTTCTTGGATTGGCTGGATACTACCAGAGGTTCATTAAGGAATTTTCACAGATAGCACTACTTTTGACATGTCTTACCAGAAAAGAAGTTCTGTTTGTATCAATGGCTGAATATGAAAGTAGTTTTGACACCTTGAAGGAAAAGTTAACTATAGCGCTGATGTTAGCGGCTACCAGACCCATAAGAACCTTTTGA